In the genome of Fusarium poae strain DAOMC 252244 chromosome 1, whole genome shotgun sequence, the window TGCTCTGTGAAATGTCAGTAATAGTGGAAGGCTAGACAAAGGATCAACTAACCTTGAGGGTCAAGTTGACGCAATAACTCAGATGGACACGCTCGAGACTGGAGGCGTAGTACTCGTTGCCAACAAGCATTCCACTGGCGTCTCGTCGCACTCGTGGACGATACGCAGCTTCAGCAAGGTGGAAAACTGATTCATCGGTGATAGAGCTGCATTTCACAAGGCCGATGCGCTTCAGTTTGGGCAAGAGAGCAAGACGCTTAACGCTCTCGTCCGTCAGGTTGGTGCAGCAGCCAAGATCAATGTATCGAATACGGTTGCAGTTCTGGACAAGTTTCTTGACACCCTCGTCGGTGATGTTCCCACAGTGACCCAAATGCACGTAATGCAGGTTCTTACCAAGCTTAGAAATAGCATGAACGGCTGTATCGGTGATGTTTCGGCACTTTGCAAGAACAAGGTTGCGGAGGCGAGGGGCCACATCAATAATCTTTTGCACAGCAGCATCTGTCAAACGGTGACATGAAGTCAAATCGAGAATGCGAAGATGTTCAAAGGTTCGTCCATAGGGGAGTGACAAGAAAGCCTCGTCATCGATAAGTTCACAGTTTGCCAACCGCAACTCCCGTAGACAGTTACCCTTGACCATGAGGGATGTCACTGGGCCGTTGCCAATGCGAGCGCATTGGTGAAGGTCAATCTCGAGGATGTTCGGGCAGTTCTCGGCGAAAGCGTGAATAGCGTCGTCCTGCAGCTGGCCGCATTCATTGAGTTTCAACTATAAATAGTTAGTTATTGCAAAAATTCGGTACTGTCGCAAAACATACCCTCTTGATATAGCGACAGGTAGTCGCTAGAGTGATCATGCTTTCGTTGGAAATACTCTCGCATCCCGAGATGTTGAGTCCCTGGAGTCGATTGCAGTGCTTGGCGATGGCGTTGATAGACTGCTCTGTAATGTTCTTGTCGTTGGAAATATCGAGTGCCAACAATGAGTTGCTATTCTCTACCAGAGCAATCAGGCCGGAATCGGTCAGGTTACGGCAGTTTGTGAGAGTCAACCGCTCGACACGAGTACAGACCGAAAGAGGCATGACGCTACCATCGTTGACCTTATCGGCGAGAGCGGCCAGGTTCAGGCGCTTAATAAAATCGCGGTATCGAAAAGAAGGGTTCTCCATGCCCAAAGTTTGGCAGATGCTGGCATGGTTCTTCCAGTTTGTGCACGCAGGACGGTGCCATAGTTGATCCACGGTGTTTCTAGCCCAGCGTTTGCAAACAAGCATGCAGTGAAATAGATCGGATGTGGAACTGAGCTTGGCAAACACACTGATGAGGATCTCGTTTGGCAACCGATGAACGGGCGGTTGACAGGCATCCTCGACCTGCATATCTTGAAAGTTTGGTACCCCTATGCTAGACTGCGAGTCGTTGGCTCCCAGAAAGAAGTCGGATTCTTCGTTGTCGGCCGGCGCGGGGGAggttgacgaggatgaggatcgTGAGTCTTCCCGCTCGTCGGCGGGGGTAGGACTTGGCCTCgcggcagcagcaggagTGGCAGCAGCGGCCATGTCTTCGGTGGTTGGCAAGTGAAGCGCTTCACAGAGATGAGAACCGTGGGAAACTTTGTGTGGTGACGTCTTTCGGTGTGAGTTTGGGCAGGATTAAGGCGGAGGGAAATCAGGGATCACAAGGGTGATTCTtaagcaacagcagcagcaacagctgTGGACGGTCCCAAGGTTCCTTCTGTGGGCGCTCGACCGTAATAGTATTCGAAGTAGCGATGCAGAGACAGCAAGTTCAGTCGTAGGTCTAAAAATCAATATCGCGACCAAAACGAAGCTGATGCAGGTCGTTGAAGGGGACAATAATAAGAGTATGGATTGAATTgacaaggcaaggcaaggcaaggttaGAGCCGAAACGGGGCGGCGGTTTTTGGTCGAAGTTAGGTTGCTTAGGTTAGGTTGGCTTGGGCGCGTGGTAGCGACAGCGGTAGCGTAACTGGGCTGCTGGGGTTTTGGGTAGTAGAGTAAGTACCTCAAAAGCAGGGAAAACAAGACCTATGACACAGCCAAATAATAGAGAACGACAAGTATCCTCGGGGGCGGCACGATTTGAGGCGTTTGTATTTATTACCTACGGCCCTGCACCAGACGGTTGGTTTCAGCCGCGGTCCCTGCAAATTGCCGCTGTACTGCAGTCTTGCACTGTCGTGCACTGCAGACTCTCTCGAGTGACTCCCGTTCAATAAGACGAGCGAGCCCAGGCCAGATGATCCTCAGCCTAGATCTCCTCCTTACGTCGTAGTCGGGCGGGATGGCCGTAGTGGGGTTTGGGGTTTGACACGGTCTTTTTTTGTCACTCGAGACTGGTTAAGTCAGGGGTTTGAAGTCTGCGGGTCTAGGAATGATGGTGGTGATATGTAGTGAGGGTGATGGTCGTGTGTGACTTGTTGTTTCGATTAGTTAGTGGTTTGGGTGCGAGGGATGATGCATGTTTCAGAAAACCGCGTGCTCGGTTTATATGTACATCTGAAATTTAAGAAGAAAGCTCTTTATAATGATTAATAGAATAGACACGATCCTCAGTTCATGTGATTTGATGAACTTTTGTTATTCTATTATATGGCACATTCGGCGTATCTACCTACACTTGCATATCTCTCGGCAACCCAGTTGATACTCCTTGACTATTCGTCACAAAATAAACGCCTTCGGTCCAAGGTTAGTTGTTGCTGCGGGGAAGATGACAAGCATTGGATACATCCATATACATGAAGGAGGTAAGCGGAATGATTTGATTTGAGGTTGAAATTGTGAGTCAATCTTGTCCCGCATGTGGCTTGAGCCAGTAATAAGTCCAGAGTATTTCATTTGGAATAAATACGGGTATTCGGGAGAGAAAATAAGAAGAATATTAGCGCTGCCTCCTCTAGACGAATTTAGGTACATATGAGTAGCGGGAAATGACTGATTTAGTGGATTTATTCATGATAGAACTCACGCATGAAACAAAAGTCACGCTTCAGTTCCAGGTGAGATGAACATGTATCATAGCTCGGCTACTATTAGCGAGACTCTTCCGTTTTTACAAATGCTCTAAAAAATCACAAAACAATCCCCATCTCCGCCATGACGTCTTAATCCTGGAGAACCATGATCCCTCCACTTCAAGATCCTACTGGTACAGGGTAGGACCCTCGCGATGGCATCGCTGGCGTAGTAAGCAGACAATTAAGCTTGTCGATTGGTTTTGTGGGGCTGGTTCGGATGAGGTTTACCCGTTTCTTCCGCACCTTTCTGAGGTCATCACAGGTTCCTGACTAGCAACCCAGACCATCACCATTGAGGTCTATCGATTTGCATATTGCTCGGGTAGAcattgttttgttttgttggcTAGTGGTGTGATCACTCGATATCCTGTCCTGAACCCCGCGATGCTCCGTCCCTCAACTCTCCGCCCTGCGCTTCGCGCATCAGTCCACACTAGATGCGCCATCACCCGTACGACTCGCCGGACTCTATTCTCCCAGCGATCAACCCGTCTAACCGATGATCTCGATGTCAACCAGCTCAATTCGAAGCGACGAGATTACGAACAGAACCGCACGGCTTTTCTGGCCGCTGGTGCCATTGCCGGTATCGTTTCCTTCGTTTATACGGCATGGAAGCTCAAGAAGGCCATTGAGGCACAGGGAGCAAAGGAAAAGGCAGCGATCAAGTGCGATACTGAAGTACCAACAGAGGCCTTCAAGACAGAGGCAGGCGAGAAGCGAAAAGTGGTTATTCATGACGAGGATGGGAACGAAGTTGTTCCTACAGGCAACACAACCGTCAAATTGTTCCCACGAACGTTGGAAGTTGAGAACGTTGGATCAGCTGGAGCTGCAGCTGGCCCAATTGCAGCCGCCGTCACGGATAAGCATGGAACCGAGTTTACGCTGGTCGGGTTGGGAACAAGAACAGTGACTTTCCTCGGCTTCGAGGTATATGTAGTGGGCTTCTACGTCGCTACCCAGGATGTCGAGAAGCTCCAGCGTTACCTGGTTAAGAAGATCAACCCTCTTGCTACGACACTGATCCCATCCGAGAAGGAGAATCTGCGAAAGGCTCTCCAGGATGCCAGCGAAGGAGAGGAGACGTGGAACACACTCCTAAAGGATGCTGGATGCCGCTCAGCGTTCCGCATTATTCCCGTTAGAGATACAGACTTTCCCCACATGCGTGACGGTCTCGTTAGAGCTGTCCAGGCTCGCTCAGCACGCAACCCAGACTACAACGACGAGGCGTTCGGAGAGGCCATGAAACACTTCAAGGTCTTGTTCCAACGA includes:
- a CDS encoding hypothetical protein (TransMembrane:1 (i58-77o)~BUSCO:31249at5125); its protein translation is MLRPSTLRPALRASVHTRCAITRTTRRTLFSQRSTRLTDDLDVNQLNSKRRDYEQNRTAFLAAGAIAGIVSFVYTAWKLKKAIEAQGAKEKAAIKCDTEVPTEAFKTEAGEKRKVVIHDEDGNEVVPTGNTTVKLFPRTLEVENVGSAGAAAGPIAAAVTDKHGTEFTLVGLGTRTVTFLGFEVYVVGFYVATQDVEKLQRYLVKKINPLATTLIPSEKENLRKALQDASEGEETWNTLLKDAGCRSAFRIIPVRDTDFPHMRDGLVRAVQARSARNPDYNDEAFGEAMKHFKVLFQRGQVAKKNELLLIRDGAGKMTITYNDSTRKEPVKTVLGTVDDERLSRLLWLNYLAGNKVASEEARKNIINGVMEFVERPVGTVATQVL
- a CDS encoding hypothetical protein (BUSCO:9643at5125) yields the protein MAAAATPAAAARPSPTPADEREDSRSSSSSTSPAPADNEESDFFLGANDSQSSIGVPNFQDMQVEDACQPPVHRLPNEILISVFAKLSSTSDLFHCMLVCKRWARNTVDQLWHRPACTNWKNHASICQTLGMENPSFRYRDFIKRLNLAALADKVNDGSVMPLSVCTRVERLTLTNCRNLTDSGLIALVENSNSLLALDISNDKNITEQSINAIAKHCNRLQGLNISGCESISNESMITLATTCRYIKRLKLNECGQLQDDAIHAFAENCPNILEIDLHQCARIGNGPVTSLMVKGNCLRELRLANCELIDDEAFLSLPYGRTFEHLRILDLTSCHRLTDAAVQKIIDVAPRLRNLVLAKCRNITDTAVHAISKLGKNLHYVHLGHCGNITDEGVKKLVQNCNRIRYIDLGCCTNLTDESVKRLALLPKLKRIGLVKCSSITDESVFHLAEAAYRPRVRRDASGMLVGNEYYASSLERVHLSYCVNLTLKSIMKLLNSCPRLTHLSLTGVAAFQRDDFQPYCRQAPPEFTQHQRDVFCVFSGTMVSKFRDFLNTSPQFEDMWDNGWNRPAVFGSRRPVAASQPAAPSGEGADDEMVDDENDFEGLDGSEMVVDAQAQNPVNGNGNGTVNPNGLTNNALQQAIPIPPPLPGFPIGQHPVFFPPYIRFLSSSSFLRQDPRLLRPMFYQTSINNMTEGGVPQPTTSQASAAPLGHGAPANRESPSGASTATIHRPQENGDQSDSMN